The Comamonas sp. 26 DNA window TTTGCAGGGCCGTGACTTCGCGCGAGAGCTGCTCAAGCTTGTCAAACGGCATGACGCAGACTTCGGCATCTTCCAGCGCCACAGCATCGCAGGTGTGGTGGTCGTTGACGATGCCATCCAGTCCAATGATTTCGCCCGCCATCTGAAAGCCCGTAACCTGATCGCGACCGTCTTCGGTGGCGACGCTGGTCTTGAAGAAGCCTGTGCGAATCGCGTACAGCGAGGTGAAGTCTTCACCGTTGCGAAACAGCAGCCCGCCACGCTTGATCTTGCGGCGTGTGGCCACAATTTCGTCAATGCGCTCCATTTGTTCATCGTCCAGGCCCATGGGCATGCACAGTTCACGCAGATTGCAGTTGGAGCAGGATGCTTTGATGGTCTGAAGATTCATGGGCTTTTAGCAACGGCACAGACAGACTTCAATAAGAGAGTCGTGCCGGTCATTGACCTCGTGTTTGGTAATGAGATGGATCAAATTGTCGCAGCACTTGCCTTGCTGTCTCTTGATTTTCATCAAGGACAGGGTGAATGGCTTGAGGCACATTGCTCATATTCATTCAAAAATATGCGCCTCTGCTTCTTTATAGTGATGTTTTCAGGGCTAGATGCCTTTGTTAATAAATACTTTTGAGAGGTGCGGGCGCACACTGACGAGTAGTTATGACCGCTGTCACGCCCGAGTTGCTGAGCCGCTTTGATATTCCTGGGCCTCGCTACACATCGTTCCCAACAGCCGACCGATTTGTTGAGGCTTTCGGCGCAGAAGACTACATCCTGGCGCTGGAGCAACGCAAAGCGCACACAGGTGCGCGCGCCTTGCCTTTGTCTGTCTATGTGCATGTGCCATTTTGTGAGTCGCTTTGCTATTACTGCGCCTGCAACAAAATCGTCACCAAGCACCACGAAAAGGCCGCCGAATACTTGGACTACCTGGCGCGTGAACTGACCATGCACACGGCGCATTGCGGCAAGGGTCAGGTTGTGAGTCAGCTGCATCTGGGCGGCGGCACGCCCACGTTCTTCAGCGATGCCGAGTTGCAGCAACTGATGGCGCTGATGCGTGAGCATTTCAAGCTCGATGCGGTGGGCGAGTACTCGATTGAGGTCGACCCACGAACCGTCAGCAATGAGCGCCTGAAAGTGCTCAAGGATATGGGCTTTAACCGCATGAGCTTTGGCGTGCAGGACTTTGACTCTGCCGTACAAAAAGCCGTGCACCGAGAGCAGCCTGCCGAGCAGGTCTTTGCCTTGGTGGCCGAAGCACGTCGGCTGGGCTTTGTCTCCATCAATGTAGACCTGATCTACGGCCTGCCTAAACAGACGCCGGAGTCGTTTGCGCGCACGCTGGCTCAGGTCAATGAGCTGAGGCCTGATCGCATTGCGCTATATGCCTACGCCCACCTGCCAGAGCGCTTCAAGCCGCAGCGCCGCATCGAATCGGCGGACCTGCCCATGGGGCAGGATAAGCTGAACATGCTCTCGGGCGCGATTGATGCTTTTATGGGCGGCGGCTATGTTTATGTGGGCATGGATCACTTTGCGCTGCCCACCGATTCACTGGCTATTGCAAAACGTCAGGGCCGCTTGCATCGCAACTTTCAGGGCTATAGCACGCAGCCAGACTGCGATCTGATTGCACTGGGTGTCTCGGCTATCGGCAAGGTAGGCGCGACTTATAGCCAGAACGTCAAGACGCTGGAAGAGTATTACGACGCGATTGATGCTGGTGTGCTGCCTGTGCAGCGTGGGCTGGCGCTGTCGCGTGACGACCTGGTGCGCCGCGCCGTCATCATGTCCATCATGTGCCAGGGGGCGGTACTGTTTGAGCCCATGGAGCAGGCCTGGTTGATCAACTTTCGCGAGTATTTTGGAAGCGAGCTGGCTGAGCTCAAGGAGATGCAGGTCAATGGGCTGATTGAGTTGTCTGACGAAGGTTTCAAGGTCACGGGGCTGGGTTGGTTTTTTGTGCGCGGAGTAGCCATGCTGTTTGACCGCTATTTGCAAGCTGAC harbors:
- the fnr gene encoding fumarate/nitrate reduction transcriptional regulator Fnr, translated to MNLQTIKASCSNCNLRELCMPMGLDDEQMERIDEIVATRRKIKRGGLLFRNGEDFTSLYAIRTGFFKTSVATEDGRDQVTGFQMAGEIIGLDGIVNDHHTCDAVALEDAEVCVMPFDKLEQLSREVTALQNHVHKVMSREIVREHGVMLLLGSMRAEERLAAFVLNLVQRLAARGFSKSELVLRMTREEIGSYLGLKLETVSRTFSKFAEEGIVEVKQRHLRILDTEALKRIVNSQQCRAD
- the hemN gene encoding oxygen-independent coproporphyrinogen III oxidase: MTAVTPELLSRFDIPGPRYTSFPTADRFVEAFGAEDYILALEQRKAHTGARALPLSVYVHVPFCESLCYYCACNKIVTKHHEKAAEYLDYLARELTMHTAHCGKGQVVSQLHLGGGTPTFFSDAELQQLMALMREHFKLDAVGEYSIEVDPRTVSNERLKVLKDMGFNRMSFGVQDFDSAVQKAVHREQPAEQVFALVAEARRLGFVSINVDLIYGLPKQTPESFARTLAQVNELRPDRIALYAYAHLPERFKPQRRIESADLPMGQDKLNMLSGAIDAFMGGGYVYVGMDHFALPTDSLAIAKRQGRLHRNFQGYSTQPDCDLIALGVSAIGKVGATYSQNVKTLEEYYDAIDAGVLPVQRGLALSRDDLVRRAVIMSIMCQGAVLFEPMEQAWLINFREYFGSELAELKEMQVNGLIELSDEGFKVTGLGWFFVRGVAMLFDRYLQADRTRARFSRII